One Ferribacterium limneticum genomic window, GAGTTTTGGTGACAGGAAGCTTTCACCTTCGAGCACCATGGCCAAGGCCTGAATTAGCTCAGCCAGCACGAAGTCTTTCAGCAAATAGCCATTGACGCCAGCAGCCAGCGCCTGCTCGACGATTTCCTGGCGGTCGATGCTGGACAGCACGAGGATTCTCGTTTCCCGGTCGAACTGGCGAATCGTACGTGCCACCTCGATGCCTGAAGGCCCAGGCATGGCGATATCAAGCAGAACGACGTCGGGTTGCAGCTTGCGAATGGCGGCAATGGTTTCGTGGCCATCAGCGCATTCGGCTTCGATCAGATATCCGGGAAGCGTCTCGATAATGGCGCGGATGCCGGCGCGTATCAGTAACTGGTCATCCGCGAGAACAATTCGTATCGTTTTCATGGTTATCACAAGGATATGCCAAAGAGCCACAATCAGGGTTACTAAACGACATAGTCATTTGTGAGTATGGCAATACAACGAACAAAAATGTTACTGCGAAACTTGGACGGCTTTAGTGGAGGCGTTCTTTCATGGCGCGCTGGGCTTCTCGCTTCGAGTCTTTGTCCAGGGCGTCGGCGCGTTTGTCGTGCTGTTTCTTGCCTTTGGCCAGGCCGATTTCAAGCTTGATCCGGCCGCGCACGAAGTGCAGGTCGATGGGCACCAGCGTGTATCCGGCGCGCTCAACCTTGCCGATCAGTTTGCCGATTTCGTTGGCGTGCAGGAGCAGTTTTCGCGTACGTATCGGGTCGTGCTGGTTGTGGGTGGAGGCGGTCGCCAGCGGGCTGATATGCATCCCGATCAAGTAGATTTCGCCGCTCTTGATAATGACGTAGGATTCCTTGATGTTCATTCGGCCGGCGCGAATGGCCTTGACCTCCCAACCTTCGAGGACAATGCCAGCTTCGTACTTTTCTTCGACAAAATAGTCGTGAAAGGCTTTTTTGTTGACCGTAATGCTCATGCTACCGGCTGTTCCTTTAAAATCGCGATTCTACAGGAAACAGGAATACTGCCGCTGCATGGCCCTCGTTGAAAAGACCGTCTTGATCGAGCAATCCGCCGAACGCATGTTCGAACTGGTGGACCGTTGCGAGGATTACCCCGCATTCCTGCCCTGGTGCAGTCATACCGAGCTCAAATTTCGCGATGCGGTGAAAACTGCAGCGACGCTGCACATTAACTACCATTCGGTGAAATCCTGTTTTACGACGGAAAACGACAAGGAGTTTCCCCGGCTGATGAAAATTCGCCTGGTCGATGGGCCATTCCGTCGCCTCGAAGGTTCATGGCATTTCAAGGCGCTGGCCGAAAACGCCTGCAAGATTGAATTCCAGTTGCACTACGAGTTTTCCAGCAAATTGTTCGAGAAGGTCATCGGCCCGGTGTTCAGCCATATTGCCAACACGTTTGTCGATGCCTTCGTGCGCCGTGCGGCGCAGGTTTATGGAGTCAGCAATGGCTGAAATGTTGAGTGTCGAAGTTTGCTATGCCCAGTCAAACAAGCAGGAGCTTGTCCGCATCAAATTGAATGAAGGCGCGACGCTGCAGCAGGCGCTCGAGGCCTCCGGGTTGCTCGAAAAGTATCCGGAAATCGACCTGAAAAAAAACAAGTTCGGTATCTGGAACAAGCTTTCCAAGCCAGACTCTGTGTTGCGCAATCTGGATCGCGTCGAAATTTATCGGCCGCTGATCGCCGATCCGAAAGAGGTTCGCAAACAGCGGGCTGCCGAGGGCAAGGTCATGAAAAAAGGCGCCGGGGATTCCGACGCCGAGGGCTGAAGCTGAACCTTCTGCTTATTTGCAGGAGTCAGCCATGAATTTGCGAGCCCGTTCGATTTCCTGTTCGCGCAGTGTGCTGTCCATCAGCTTGCGTTCGCCCTTGTCATCGTAAACAGTGAGCGGCTGATTGGCTTCCAGTGCTGCCAGGTTGCGCCGGGCGCGGTCGCAGTTTTCACTTTTTTCCTTTTCGGCCGCCTGTTCCTTGGCCTGCTTGTCGGCCTTCTCCCTGGATTCCTGCTGCCGTTTCTTGAAGTCGAGATCCTTTTCCGCGATGGTCTTCGGCGCATCAGCAACTTTTGGGGCATCAGCCGTTTTTTCCGGAATGGCCTCCGACACGACCGCAGGCTTTACGCCGCCGATGGATCGCCGTCCCTTGGCCGTTGCCGGTGGTGGAACGTCCGAAACAACCGTCTGGCCATTGCTGTCCTTCCATTGGTAGGTTTCCGCCTGGGCTGACATGGCTGCTACGGTCAACGGGAAAAACAGGGCAAAAATGAAGGTGGATTTCGAGGTCATCTGGGTTTCCTTGGCTTTTCTGTATAATACGATTTTGTGACCTTGGATTAAAGGCTAAAGGCCATGCGACTGCTGCAAAAAGCCCTGACTTTCGACGACGTACTGCTCGTCCCCGCACACTCCCAGATTCTCCCCCGCGACGTTAGCCTGGCTACCCGGCTGACCCGCAACATTACTCTGAACCTGCCCTTGCTGTCCGCCGCCATGGATACCGTGACGGAAGGCCGCCTCGCCATCGCGATGGCCCAGGAGGGGGGTATCGGCATCATTCACAAGAATCTGTCACCCAAGGCCCAGGCGGCCGAAGTGGCCAAGGTGAAGCGTTTTGAATCCGGCATCCTCAAGGATCCGATCACCGTTTCGCCGACCATGACCGTGCGGGATGTGATCGAGATCACCCGCCAGTACCGGATTTCCGGTTTGCCGGTGATCGATCGTGCGGGCAAGGTGGTTGGCATCGTCACCAATCGCGACCTGCGCTTCGAGACCAATCTCGATCAGCCGGTCAAGGCCATCATGACGCCGCGCAAGCGACTGGTTACCGTCCGTGAAGGCGCCAGCGTCGAGGATGCCAAGGAACTGATCCGCAAGCATCGCCTGGAGCGCGTGCTGGTTATCGATGATGAATGGCATATGCGTGGCCTGATCACGGTCAAGGACATCCTGAAGTCCACCGAGCATCCGCTGGCCAACAAGGATTCGTCCGGACGCCTGCGCGCCGGAGCGGCGGTCGGCGTCGGGGCTGGCACCGAAGAGCGTGTCGAGTTGCTGGCCGAAGCCGGTGTTGACGTCATCGTGGTCGATACTGCCCATGGTCACTCGCAAGGCGTCCTTGACCGCGTTCAGTGGGTCAAGAAGAACTATCCGCAGATCGAAGTCATTGGTGGCAACATCGCGACTGCTGATGCCGCCCGGGCACTCGTCGATATGGGTGCCGATGGCGTCAAGGTTGGCATCGGCCCGGGTTCGATTTGTACGACGCGCATTGTTGCCGGTGTCGGCGTGCCGCAAATCACGGCTATCCAGAACGTTTCCGATTCGCTCAAGGGGACTGGCGTACCGATGATTGCCGACGGTGGTATCCGGTACTCCGGCGACATCGCCAAGGCGATTGCCGCAGGTGCCGATACGGTCATGCTCGGTGGTCTGTTTGCCGGTACCGAAGAAGCGCCGGGTGAGGTCGAACTGTTCCAGGGACGTTCCTACAAGTCCTACCGTGGCATGGGTTCGCTCGGTGCCATGCAGGCTGGCTCGTCCGATCGCTACTTCCAGGAAGCCACCTCGAATGTCGACAAGTTCGTGCCGGAAGGTATCGAAGGTCGCGTTCCTTACAAGGGCTCTGTGCTTGCCGTGATCCACCAGTTGATGGGTGGCCTGCGTTCGTCGATGGGTTATCTCGGTAGCCCGACCATCGCCCACATGCATGACAATGCCTGTTTCGTCGAAATCACCTCGGCCGGCATCCGTGAATCTCACGTCCACGACGTGCAGATCACCAAGGAAGCGCCGAACTACCACCTCGACTGATCTTTTCCGTGTTACTGAGGGCGGCTCCGGGAGCCGCCCTTTTTATTCAAGGTTTTGAAAATGGCTCACCAGAAAATCCTCATCCTCGATTTCGGTTCTCAGGTTACCCAGCTAATCGCCCGCCGCGTGCGCGAAGCCAAGGTGTTCTGCGAAATCCATCCGTACGACGTTTCGGACGAATTCATTCGCAGCTACGGCGCCCAGGGCATCATCCTGTCCGGCGGGCCGAGTTCGGTGACCGAAGGCGATACGCCGCGTGCCCCGGAAATCGTTTTCCAGCTGGGCGTTCCGGTGCTGGGTATTTGCTACGGCATGCAGACCATGGCCCAGCAACTGGGTGGCAAGGTGATGACGGCCGAAGCGGCCGGCAAGTCCCGCGAATTCGGCTACTCGGAAGTCCGCGCCCACGGCCACACGGCGCTGCTCAACGATATCGCCGACTTCTACAGCCCGGAAGGCCACGGCATGCTCAAGGTCTGGATGAGCCATGGTGATTCGGTGATGGAGCTGCCGGCCGGCTTCGTCAAGATGGCTTCGACGCCATCCTGCCCGATCGCCGCGATGGCCGACGAGAGTCGCAAGTTCTACGCCGTCCAGTTTCATCCGGAAGTTACGCATACACAGCAGGGCCGCGCCATTCTCGAACGCTTCGTGCATGGCATTTGCGGTTGCGGTACCGACTGGGTCATGGGCGACTACATCGCCGAAGCCGTCGATGCCATCCAGCGTCAGGTTGGTGACGAGGAAGTCATCCTTGGCCTGTCCGGCGGCGTCGATTCCAGCGTTGCTGCGGCGCTCATCCACAAGGCGATCGGCGACCAGCTGACCTGCGTCTTCGTTGATCACGGCCTGCTGCGCCTGAACGAGGGCGACATGGTCATGGACATGTTCGCCCGCAACCTCGGCGTCAAGGTCATCCGGGTCGATGCGGTCGACGACTTCATGGGCAAGCTGGCCGGTGTCTCCGACCCGGAACAGAAGCGCAAGATTATCGGCAAGGAATTCGTGGAGGTGTTCCAGGCTGAATCCAAAAAATTGCCCGCAGCTAAGTGGCTGGCCCAGGGCACCATTTATCCGGACGTGATCGAATCGGCTGGCAAGGGCAAGAAGGGCGCCCATACCATCAAGAGTCACCACAACGTCGGTGGCCTGCCGGAAGACATGCATCTCAAGCTACTCGAACCGCTGCGTGAACTGTTCAAGGACGAGGTCCGCGAACTTGGCGTCGCGCTCGGTTTGCCGCGCGAGATGGTCTATCGCCATCCGTTCCCCGGGCCGGGCCTGGGTGTTCGTATTCTTGGCGAAGTTACGCTGAAGGCCGCTCATCTACTCCAACGTGCCGATGCCATTTTTATCGAAGAACTACGCGCCACGCACGCTACCGAACGCGATGTCGCGGCTGGTGCCTGTACTGCGGCCGACATCGGCAAGAGCTGGTATGACCTGACCAGCCAGGCCTTCGCCGTCTTCCTGCCGGTCAAGAGCGTTGGCGTGATGGGCGACGGGCGCACTTACGAAAACGTGGTTGCCTTGCGCGCAGTGGTGACCAGCGATTTCATGACCGCCCACTGGGCGCATCTGCCCTACGAACTGCTCGGTCGCGTCTCGAACCGGATCATCAACGAAGTCCGTGGTCTGAACCGGGTCGTGTACGACGTTTCTGGGAAGCCGCCGGCGACCATCGAGTGGGAATGAGGTAGTGCCACAGGCAGAACAGACAAAGCCCGGTTTTTCCGGGCTTTGTCTTTTTCCGGCCGGGGATCATTCAACCGGCTGCGGTTTTCGATGGGCCACTCAGGGCTGATGCATTCGATGCCGGAAGGCGCTGGCGATAGAGGCTGATATTGAGCGTCAGCGTCGCCGTCAGCAGCAGCGCGGCGCCGAGGTTATGGGCGACGGCGATAGCCAGTGGCAGGCCGAGCAGGACGTTGGCAATGCCCAGACTGAGTTGTGCCAGCAGTAGCAGCGCCAGTAAGCCGCCCCATACTTGCCAATGTAGCCTGCCGGTTTTGAACAGGGTGAGTGCGAGCATGGCGACCACCATTGAAACCAAGGCAGCACCCAGACGGTGGCTCCAGTGAATCGCCGTCAGGGCGGTGTGCGGCAGTAACTGGCCATTGGCCGTCTCGCCCAGTTCGCGGTGCAGGCTGAAGGCGTGGGCAAAGTCCATCTCCGGTTGCCATTGGCCCTGACAGGTCGGGAAATCCGGGCAGGCAAGAGCGGCGTAGTTGCTGCTGACCCAGCCGCCGAGAGCGATCTGGATGGCAATTGCCAGCAAGGCACCGGCCGCCAGCAGGCGCATGCCGGGACTGACAGCGGAGTCAGGTCTTGCTTCGCGTCCGGCGACGGCCATGCCGACGAGGATGGAGAGTGTCGTCATGCCACCGATCAGATGCAGGGTGACGATGACCGGCTTGAGCAACAGGGTGACGGTCCACATGCCGAGCGCCGCCTGCAGGCCGACAATGCCGAGCAGTGCGGTCGGCAATGCTGGCGACTGGCGGCTGCGGGATTCCTTGCGCCAGGCGAGGATGCATAGCGCCAGGATGAGCAGGCCCAGGGTGCCGGCGAGATAGCGGTGGAGCATTTCCTTCCACGCCTTGCCGGTGTCGAGTGGCCGGTCCGGGTAGGCTTGCGCGGCGGCCTGCTGTTCGTGGTGTGCTTCGGGGACGCCCAGCCAGTGGCCGTAGCAGCCGGGCCAGTCGGGGCAGCCGAGGCCGGCGTCGGACAGGCGGACGTAGGCGCCGAGGGCGATGACGGCGAAGGCGAGCAGGGTGGCGACGAGCAGCAGGCGGTGGTAGAGGCGAGTCAGGGGCACGGCGGGCGGATCAGAACAGGCGGTCGATGAACAGGGCGGCAAAGAGCAGGGTCAGGTAGAGGATGGAGTAGCGGAAGGTGCGGCGGGCCAGGGCATCGCTGTAGTTGCGGCAGAGGGCGATGGCGTAGCCGAGGAAGACGAGGTCGAGCAGGCTGATGGCGATCAGGTAGAACGTCCCGCTCATGCCGAGCGACACCGGAATCAGGCTGGCAGCGGCGAGCATCACGGTGTACCAGAGGATGTGCTGGCAGGTGAAGGCGATGCCGTGGGTGACCGGTAGCATGGGCAGGCCGGAGCGGGCGTAGTCGTCACGCCGGTAGCAGGCCAGGGCCCAGAAGTGTGGCGGCGTCCACAGGAAAATGATCAGGAAGAGGACCAGCGGTTCGGCCGAAACATGGCCGGTCATCGCCGTCCACCCGAGCAGCGGCGGCATGGCGCCGGAGGCACCGCCGATGACGATGTTCATCGGCGTCGCCGGTTTGAGGATCAGCGTGTAGATGACGGTGTAGCCGACGAAGGTGGCCAGCGTCAGCCACATGGTCAGGTCGTTGATGAAGTTGTGGAGCAGCCACAGGCCGGTGGCGCCGAGGGCGGTGGCCAGCGTGACCGTTTCGAGCGGCGAGATGTCGCCGCGGGCTGTGGCGCGCCAGCTGGTGCGCGCCATCTTGGCGTCGACGGTGCGTTCGACCAGGCAGTTCAATGCGGCGGCGGCGAAGGAGACCAGGGCGATGCCGAGCGAGGCGACCGTGAAACGGAGCAGCGGCGGGAAATCCGGCGTCGCCAGGCACATGCCGATCATCGCGGTGAATACGATCAGGCTGTTGACCCGTGGCTTGCACAGGTGGCTGAAGGCGGCCAGGCGCTGGCCGAGGCTCAGGGTGGGGACTGTCGCGGTGTGCATGGAGATTCTCCTAGCCGGTCCAGGCGTATTTGAGCAGGCGGTCGAGGTCGGCGCGCATGCCTTGCGGGCTGGCGTCGGGGGGGTAGGTCATGATCACGAGCCCCTGCGGATCGACCAGTAGCAGGGGATCGGTGATTCCGGCCAGGGCACTGGGCGGGGCGATCAGCACAATCAGGTCGGGTTGGCTGGCGTGTAGGGCGATCAGGGCGGGATCGTTTGGCTGGTCGGTCAGCACGGCGCGGCTCAGGCGGCCCATGTTTTTGTAGAGGGCGACGTGGATGCGGCGCATTTCATCGAGACGGCTCATGCAGTCGGCGGCGCAGGGGCCGCGGACGTGGAGCACGAGTTTCCATTTTTCGGCATTTTTTCCGGTTGACCGTGGAATCTGCTCAGGCAGTTGCAGTGGCGGGTTGAGCAGGTGGCCGTGATGTCCGATCCGGGATGGATGCCAGCCACCGAAGTAAAGGCCGGCGCCGATGATGAAGGGCAAGGCGAGCAGGCCGACGATCAGCGCCAGCATGAGCCGGCCCTGGCTCTGGTTGGGGAGCGGATCGATGGCGACGCTGTTCATGGCCGGCGGATCAGGAAATAGGCCCAGATGCCGAGGCTGGACACGGCGAATCCGAACCATTGCAGGGCGTAGCTGCGGTGGCGGTCGGCTCGTTCGTCCGGGCGCGGCCATTCACGGACATAGCCGCCCGGTGCCGTCGGGTCGAGCTGGATGATCAGGCCTTGCAGGGGATAGGGCACAGCCGAGCGGAAGCGTTCGATGTCGAGGTTCTGCCACACCGGCGCCCAGCCGCTGGTCGGTTGCGGCGCCAGGTTGAAGAAGCGCTGGGTAGGCAGTACGGCGATGCCAGTCAGTTCGACTTCACCAGTCGGCACCTCGGCGATCGGCTGCTGCTGATGATCGGCCGGGGCGGCCAGCCAGCCGCGATTGACCAGCACATGCATGTTCGATCCGGCCAGCTGCAGGGGCGTGATGACGTGATAGCCAGCCTGTTCCTGATGCAGGCGGTTGTCGATCAGTACCTGGTGGGCGGCGTCGTAGGTGCCGCGCAGGATGACCCGGTGATGGCGCAGGGAATCAACATCGGCCAGCGTGGTTGGCATGGCGATGGCAGCATCGTGGCTGCGGGTGTCGAGTTCGACCTGCAACGCAGTTTTGCTCTCGGCCTTGCGCCATTGCCAGAGGCCGAGCGAAATGAAAGCCGGGAGCAGCACCGCCAGCACCAGGGCGCCAAGGATCGCCGCCTGCTTGCGGCTGGCCCTTGCCGCTCGGCCCGGCCGGCGCGCATACTGGGCCACGGAAATCCCTGCGGAGGCGTCGTCCATGCTCAAGCTGCTGGTTGTTTTGCTGTTGTTGGCCATCGTCGGCAGCCTGTTCTCCGGGCTCTTCTATCTCTACCGCGACCGGGGAGCCGGCGAGCGGACGGTGCGGGCGCTGACCCTGCGCATCGGGCTGTCGATTGCGCTCTTCCTGGTGCTGCTGGCCGGGTTCAGGTTCGGTCTCATTCCCGGCTACACCCAGTAAACGAAGACGAACAGAATCAGCCAGACCACATCGACGAAGTGCCAGTACCAGGCCACCGCCTCGAATGCGAAGTGGCGGTCGGCGCTGAAATGGCCGCTCAAGCTGCGCAGCAGGATCACTGCCAGCATGATGGTGCCGAGCGTGACGTGGAAACCGTGGAAACCTGTCAGCATGAAGAAGGTTGCCCCGTAGGCGCCGGCGCCCATGGTCAGGCCGAGTTCAGTGTAGGCGTGGTGGTATTCGTAAGCCTGAAAGCCGAGGAAAGTGCTGCCCAGCAGCACCGTTGCCGCCAGACCGAGCGCCAGTTGGCTGCGGTTGTTGCGCAACAGCCCCCAGTGCGCCCAGGTGACGGTGGCGCCGGAACTGAGCAGCAGGGCGGTATTGAGCGCCGGAATGCCCCAGGCGCCCATCGGCGTGAAGGTGGCGCCTTTCGGCCCGCTGGTCGGCCAGGTGCCGGCGAACTCCGGCCACAGGCTGAAACCGTGGGCGCCTTCCATGCCACCCAGGGTAGGCACCGAAATCACTCGCACGTAGAACAGCGCGCCGAAGAAGGCGGCAAAGAACATCACCTCGGTGGCGATGAACCAGATCATGCCGTAGCGGAATGAACGGTCCTCCCAGTCGCGGTAGGCGCCGCTCTGCGATTCGCCGATGACCTTGCCGAACCAGCCGAACAGGACATAAAGGATGACGGCCGTGCCGCCGAACATGAACCATTTGCCGGGGCCGAAGTTGTTGATCACCTGGATGAAGCCGAAAGCGAGCAGGAACATGCCGGCGGACAGGATGACCGGGTACAGGCTGGGCTGCGGAACGAAATAGTGATCCGCGTGTGCGGTGTGAGCTGGACTGGTTTTCATCGGGCCTCCCTGCTGCTGGTCAGTGTCTGGCGTTGTCCGTCGATGCTGAAAAAGGCGTAGGACAGGGTGATGTGGCGAATGCTGCGGTCGACCTCGGGTTTGACGATAAAAGCCAGCGGCATCTCGCGCGCTTCGCCTGGCCCCAGCGTTTGCTGCGAGAAGCAGAAGCACTCGATCTTTTCGAAGTGCTGTGCGGCCTGGCCGGGCGTT contains:
- a CDS encoding response regulator, whose amino-acid sequence is MALWHILVITMKTIRIVLADDQLLIRAGIRAIIETLPGYLIEAECADGHETIAAIRKLQPDVVLLDIAMPGPSGIEVARTIRQFDRETRILVLSSIDRQEIVEQALAAGVNGYLLKDFVLAELIQALAMVLEGESFLSPKLSAMNLRSEAESDSGQISRLTTRQTEILRHVASGRTTKEIARELGISPKTVEFHRSRLMEKIGVHDVTGLTRFALHTGIVSCP
- the smpB gene encoding SsrA-binding protein SmpB, which codes for MSITVNKKAFHDYFVEEKYEAGIVLEGWEVKAIRAGRMNIKESYVIIKSGEIYLIGMHISPLATASTHNQHDPIRTRKLLLHANEIGKLIGKVERAGYTLVPIDLHFVRGRIKLEIGLAKGKKQHDKRADALDKDSKREAQRAMKERLH
- a CDS encoding type II toxin-antitoxin system RatA family toxin, with translation MALVEKTVLIEQSAERMFELVDRCEDYPAFLPWCSHTELKFRDAVKTAATLHINYHSVKSCFTTENDKEFPRLMKIRLVDGPFRRLEGSWHFKALAENACKIEFQLHYEFSSKLFEKVIGPVFSHIANTFVDAFVRRAAQVYGVSNG
- a CDS encoding RnfH family protein, producing the protein MAEMLSVEVCYAQSNKQELVRIKLNEGATLQQALEASGLLEKYPEIDLKKNKFGIWNKLSKPDSVLRNLDRVEIYRPLIADPKEVRKQRAAEGKVMKKGAGDSDAEG
- a CDS encoding DUF4124 domain-containing protein; this encodes MTSKSTFIFALFFPLTVAAMSAQAETYQWKDSNGQTVVSDVPPPATAKGRRSIGGVKPAVVSEAIPEKTADAPKVADAPKTIAEKDLDFKKRQQESREKADKQAKEQAAEKEKSENCDRARRNLAALEANQPLTVYDDKGERKLMDSTLREQEIERARKFMADSCK
- the guaB gene encoding IMP dehydrogenase; protein product: MRLLQKALTFDDVLLVPAHSQILPRDVSLATRLTRNITLNLPLLSAAMDTVTEGRLAIAMAQEGGIGIIHKNLSPKAQAAEVAKVKRFESGILKDPITVSPTMTVRDVIEITRQYRISGLPVIDRAGKVVGIVTNRDLRFETNLDQPVKAIMTPRKRLVTVREGASVEDAKELIRKHRLERVLVIDDEWHMRGLITVKDILKSTEHPLANKDSSGRLRAGAAVGVGAGTEERVELLAEAGVDVIVVDTAHGHSQGVLDRVQWVKKNYPQIEVIGGNIATADAARALVDMGADGVKVGIGPGSICTTRIVAGVGVPQITAIQNVSDSLKGTGVPMIADGGIRYSGDIAKAIAAGADTVMLGGLFAGTEEAPGEVELFQGRSYKSYRGMGSLGAMQAGSSDRYFQEATSNVDKFVPEGIEGRVPYKGSVLAVIHQLMGGLRSSMGYLGSPTIAHMHDNACFVEITSAGIRESHVHDVQITKEAPNYHLD
- the guaA gene encoding glutamine-hydrolyzing GMP synthase translates to MAHQKILILDFGSQVTQLIARRVREAKVFCEIHPYDVSDEFIRSYGAQGIILSGGPSSVTEGDTPRAPEIVFQLGVPVLGICYGMQTMAQQLGGKVMTAEAAGKSREFGYSEVRAHGHTALLNDIADFYSPEGHGMLKVWMSHGDSVMELPAGFVKMASTPSCPIAAMADESRKFYAVQFHPEVTHTQQGRAILERFVHGICGCGTDWVMGDYIAEAVDAIQRQVGDEEVILGLSGGVDSSVAAALIHKAIGDQLTCVFVDHGLLRLNEGDMVMDMFARNLGVKVIRVDAVDDFMGKLAGVSDPEQKRKIIGKEFVEVFQAESKKLPAAKWLAQGTIYPDVIESAGKGKKGAHTIKSHHNVGGLPEDMHLKLLEPLRELFKDEVRELGVALGLPREMVYRHPFPGPGLGVRILGEVTLKAAHLLQRADAIFIEELRATHATERDVAAGACTAADIGKSWYDLTSQAFAVFLPVKSVGVMGDGRTYENVVALRAVVTSDFMTAHWAHLPYELLGRVSNRIINEVRGLNRVVYDVSGKPPATIEWE
- a CDS encoding COX15/CtaA family protein, whose amino-acid sequence is MPLTRLYHRLLLVATLLAFAVIALGAYVRLSDAGLGCPDWPGCYGHWLGVPEAHHEQQAAAQAYPDRPLDTGKAWKEMLHRYLAGTLGLLILALCILAWRKESRSRQSPALPTALLGIVGLQAALGMWTVTLLLKPVIVTLHLIGGMTTLSILVGMAVAGREARPDSAVSPGMRLLAAGALLAIAIQIALGGWVSSNYAALACPDFPTCQGQWQPEMDFAHAFSLHRELGETANGQLLPHTALTAIHWSHRLGAALVSMVVAMLALTLFKTGRLHWQVWGGLLALLLLAQLSLGIANVLLGLPLAIAVAHNLGAALLLTATLTLNISLYRQRLPASNASALSGPSKTAAG
- the cyoE gene encoding heme o synthase — protein: MHTATVPTLSLGQRLAAFSHLCKPRVNSLIVFTAMIGMCLATPDFPPLLRFTVASLGIALVSFAAAALNCLVERTVDAKMARTSWRATARGDISPLETVTLATALGATGLWLLHNFINDLTMWLTLATFVGYTVIYTLILKPATPMNIVIGGASGAMPPLLGWTAMTGHVSAEPLVLFLIIFLWTPPHFWALACYRRDDYARSGLPMLPVTHGIAFTCQHILWYTVMLAAASLIPVSLGMSGTFYLIAISLLDLVFLGYAIALCRNYSDALARRTFRYSILYLTLLFAALFIDRLF
- a CDS encoding SURF1 family protein, whose translation is MDDASAGISVAQYARRPGRAARASRKQAAILGALVLAVLLPAFISLGLWQWRKAESKTALQVELDTRSHDAAIAMPTTLADVDSLRHHRVILRGTYDAAHQVLIDNRLHQEQAGYHVITPLQLAGSNMHVLVNRGWLAAPADHQQQPIAEVPTGEVELTGIAVLPTQRFFNLAPQPTSGWAPVWQNLDIERFRSAVPYPLQGLIIQLDPTAPGGYVREWPRPDERADRHRSYALQWFGFAVSSLGIWAYFLIRRP
- a CDS encoding twin transmembrane helix small protein, whose product is MLKLLVVLLLLAIVGSLFSGLFYLYRDRGAGERTVRALTLRIGLSIALFLVLLAGFRFGLIPGYTQ
- a CDS encoding cytochrome c oxidase subunit 3; the encoded protein is MKTSPAHTAHADHYFVPQPSLYPVILSAGMFLLAFGFIQVINNFGPGKWFMFGGTAVILYVLFGWFGKVIGESQSGAYRDWEDRSFRYGMIWFIATEVMFFAAFFGALFYVRVISVPTLGGMEGAHGFSLWPEFAGTWPTSGPKGATFTPMGAWGIPALNTALLLSSGATVTWAHWGLLRNNRSQLALGLAATVLLGSTFLGFQAYEYHHAYTELGLTMGAGAYGATFFMLTGFHGFHVTLGTIMLAVILLRSLSGHFSADRHFAFEAVAWYWHFVDVVWLILFVFVYWV